A single region of the Biomaibacter acetigenes genome encodes:
- a CDS encoding PTS sugar transporter subunit IIA: MMPELNFLNPELIQIDAEADDKEGIIKKLANLLISKGYAKESYLEAILEREKVFPTGLPTEGVGVAIPHADIKHVIKPAIAVAILKHPVQFNVMGNPEEKVSVKIIFMLAITDPNIQLKLLQDLMEIFQNKQLLLKLAVSRDVDTVLKLMTLKENYNTEQIDVAGNY, encoded by the coding sequence ATGATGCCAGAATTAAACTTTTTAAATCCGGAACTAATACAAATCGATGCAGAAGCTGATGATAAAGAGGGAATAATTAAGAAGCTGGCAAATTTATTAATTTCAAAAGGATATGCAAAAGAGAGTTATTTGGAAGCTATTTTAGAGAGAGAAAAAGTTTTTCCTACCGGCCTTCCAACAGAAGGCGTTGGTGTGGCTATTCCTCATGCGGACATCAAACATGTTATAAAACCCGCAATAGCGGTGGCAATACTCAAACATCCGGTGCAATTCAATGTAATGGGGAACCCTGAGGAAAAAGTAAGCGTTAAAATCATTTTTATGCTGGCTATAACAGATCCGAATATCCAATTAAAACTGCTACAGGATTTGATGGAAATATTTCAGAATAAACAGCTCTTATTAAAGCTTGCTGTTTCGAGAGATGTTGATACCGTTTTAAAGCTGATGACGTTGAAAGAAAATTATAATACCGAACAAATAGATGTGGCTGGAAACTATTAA
- a CDS encoding transketolase family protein: MPKVATREAYGQALAELGEEIKDIVVLDADLSKSTKTSVFAKKFPERFFNMGIAEQNLMGTAAGLATCGKIPFASTFAIFAAGRAFEQVRNSICYPQLNVKIAATHAGITVGEDGATHQSIEDIALMRAIPHMTVINPADAEEAKQAVRAAALHKGPVYLRFGRHPVETIFDENYKFEIGKGVILKEGKDVAIIATGVMVGEALKAAKILAGEGINAMVVNISTIKPIDKEVILKAAGCGAIVTAEEHNIIGGLGSAVAEVLAEEKPTPIKRIGIADEFGQSGNPDELLKIYHLTAEDIAKAAKKIIKIKTRS, from the coding sequence ATGCCGAAAGTTGCCACTCGTGAAGCCTACGGCCAGGCTCTGGCGGAGCTTGGCGAAGAGATAAAGGATATAGTGGTCCTGGATGCAGACCTTTCAAAATCCACCAAGACCAGCGTATTTGCCAAGAAATTTCCCGAGAGATTTTTCAACATGGGTATAGCCGAACAGAATCTAATGGGCACCGCAGCAGGTCTTGCCACCTGCGGCAAGATACCCTTTGCCAGCACATTTGCCATATTTGCCGCCGGCAGAGCCTTTGAACAGGTAAGAAACTCCATATGCTATCCGCAGTTGAACGTAAAAATAGCCGCCACCCATGCGGGCATAACCGTGGGTGAAGACGGAGCCACCCACCAATCGATAGAAGATATAGCCCTTATGAGAGCAATTCCCCACATGACAGTCATAAACCCCGCCGATGCCGAAGAAGCAAAACAGGCCGTGAGAGCCGCAGCCCTTCATAAGGGGCCAGTATACCTCAGATTTGGCCGCCATCCGGTAGAAACCATCTTTGATGAAAATTATAAATTTGAAATAGGGAAAGGAGTAATCCTGAAAGAAGGAAAAGATGTAGCTATCATCGCTACAGGAGTCATGGTAGGCGAAGCTTTAAAGGCCGCAAAAATCCTGGCCGGAGAAGGTATAAACGCCATGGTGGTGAACATATCCACCATAAAACCCATTGATAAAGAAGTAATTCTAAAAGCTGCAGGGTGCGGCGCCATAGTCACCGCCGAAGAACACAACATCATTGGAGGTCTGGGCAGCGCTGTGGCCGAAGTGCTGGCAGAAGAAAAGCCCACCCCCATAAAGAGGATAGGCATAGCCGACGAGTTCGGCCAGTCGGGAAACCCCGATGAACTCCTCAAGATATACCATCTGACTGCGGAGGATATAGCAAAAGCGGCCAAAAAAATAATAAAAATAAAAACAAGGAGCTGA
- a CDS encoding PTS galactitol transporter subunit IIC codes for MSIKAAVDFVLGLGPSVMLPIILTIFGMVLGQGFKKSFRAGLTIGVGFVGINLVIGLLMNALGPAAQALVKSLGLNLDVLDVGWPIGAAISFGTPVAPLLIPIVLVLNVILLAVNFTKTMDVDLWNYWHFIFAGSIAYYASHNMFFGILVGCLTAIVIFKLADWTAPVLEHHFGLPGVSLPHTETVGWAPLMYVLEKIESKIPGLNNIHASPEDVQKRFGLFGEPLVMGLILGLIMGVLGKYDLKGILTLGVQMASVLVLMPKMVAILMEGLIPLSEGAREFIQKRFPGKEVYIGLDAAIVIGHPAGMAVALIMVPITIFMAVILPYNRMLPFADLAVLPFIVIWATAVSRGNIVKGILNSIICMAVIFFIATNFAELATTMGKAVGFQFPEGANMISGIDLGSHVVPWIIIRILQPDNPAIFVAAIACAIGYAALWWWVRNDIKKQYAEEINASK; via the coding sequence ATGAGTATTAAAGCGGCGGTTGATTTTGTTTTAGGTTTAGGTCCCTCGGTCATGCTACCAATTATTTTAACGATTTTTGGTATGGTTCTGGGACAGGGATTTAAAAAATCTTTCAGAGCAGGTCTTACCATCGGTGTAGGTTTTGTAGGAATTAATCTGGTAATCGGTTTGCTTATGAACGCTTTAGGCCCCGCAGCTCAAGCTTTGGTTAAATCTCTGGGTTTAAATCTTGATGTTCTTGATGTGGGTTGGCCTATTGGCGCCGCTATTTCTTTTGGAACACCTGTTGCGCCGTTGTTGATACCAATCGTCCTCGTATTAAATGTTATACTGTTAGCTGTTAATTTTACAAAAACAATGGATGTAGATTTGTGGAATTACTGGCATTTTATATTCGCCGGATCAATTGCATACTATGCTTCCCACAACATGTTTTTTGGCATATTAGTGGGTTGTTTGACGGCAATAGTCATTTTCAAACTGGCGGACTGGACCGCACCGGTTCTGGAGCATCACTTCGGCCTGCCCGGTGTGTCATTACCTCATACTGAAACTGTAGGTTGGGCTCCGCTGATGTATGTATTGGAAAAAATAGAAAGTAAAATACCGGGATTGAATAATATTCATGCCAGCCCGGAGGATGTACAGAAGAGATTTGGTCTTTTCGGCGAACCACTTGTAATGGGTCTTATCCTTGGTTTAATTATGGGTGTATTAGGGAAATATGACCTCAAAGGTATATTGACTTTGGGTGTTCAGATGGCATCGGTGTTGGTTCTGATGCCAAAGATGGTGGCTATCTTGATGGAAGGGCTCATACCTCTGTCTGAAGGCGCCCGCGAATTTATCCAGAAGAGATTCCCGGGGAAAGAAGTATATATTGGATTGGATGCGGCCATTGTTATAGGACATCCTGCCGGTATGGCGGTTGCATTGATAATGGTTCCGATAACGATCTTCATGGCGGTCATACTGCCATATAACCGGATGCTTCCGTTTGCCGATCTTGCTGTTTTACCGTTCATAGTAATCTGGGCTACTGCCGTATCCAGAGGTAACATCGTAAAAGGTATTCTAAATTCGATCATTTGCATGGCTGTGATATTCTTCATTGCCACAAACTTTGCGGAACTTGCGACCACCATGGGCAAAGCGGTCGGTTTTCAATTCCCCGAAGGAGCCAATATGATAAGCGGTATCGATCTAGGTTCCCATGTTGTGCCGTGGATTATTATCAGAATACTGCAGCCTGACAATCCTGCAATCTTTGTTGCAGCCATAGCTTGTGCCATCGGCTACGCCGCCTTGTGGTGGTGGGTAAGAAACGACATCAAGAAACAATACGCCGAAGAAATTAATGCAAGTAAATAA
- a CDS encoding NAD(P)H-dependent glycerol-3-phosphate dehydrogenase: MQKVTVLGAGVMGTALAIHLAKQKNEVKLWGTRWDNVTIENYKATGKCEKLNTDIPSGVEFFLVDELEKALQDSSIVILAVTSDGIRDITESISHYINKDIIIANIAKGIEEKSLMTMSEIIEDSLSGQLKNIPVVKIGGPLRAIEVANEVFSEAIFASKNIEAARILQRTFKAPYFKSDVTTDIIGVEICAALKNSYAITIGICEGMYENMDNPKAAMIARGCMELAALVKAKGGNMETTLGLAGIGDLYVTAQGGRNRALGKLLGQGKSMKDALEEMKNQTIEGYSAAKVGYKLAKTLEEEGKLKLSDISLLAELYRVLFEDKPAVEALKDYWSN, encoded by the coding sequence ATGCAGAAAGTAACTGTATTGGGAGCCGGTGTGATGGGGACAGCCCTGGCAATCCATCTGGCGAAACAAAAAAATGAAGTTAAATTATGGGGTACCAGGTGGGATAACGTTACTATTGAAAATTATAAGGCTACTGGAAAATGCGAAAAATTGAATACCGACATTCCTTCCGGTGTAGAATTTTTTCTGGTAGACGAACTGGAAAAAGCGCTGCAGGACAGTAGTATTGTTATACTGGCGGTAACCTCGGATGGAATCCGGGATATTACTGAATCCATTTCACATTATATAAATAAAGATATAATAATAGCAAACATAGCTAAAGGGATTGAAGAGAAATCGTTGATGACGATGTCGGAAATCATAGAAGACAGCCTTTCCGGGCAATTGAAAAATATACCGGTAGTAAAAATTGGAGGGCCGCTAAGGGCAATAGAAGTTGCAAATGAAGTTTTCTCCGAAGCAATTTTTGCATCAAAAAATATAGAAGCCGCCAGAATCCTTCAAAGAACCTTTAAAGCGCCATATTTCAAATCGGATGTTACTACGGATATTATAGGAGTCGAAATTTGTGCCGCTCTGAAGAATTCGTATGCCATCACTATCGGCATCTGTGAAGGAATGTATGAAAATATGGATAATCCAAAGGCGGCCATGATTGCCAGAGGATGTATGGAACTTGCCGCATTGGTAAAGGCAAAGGGCGGAAACATGGAAACGACTTTGGGCCTTGCGGGCATTGGCGACCTTTATGTTACAGCCCAGGGCGGTAGAAACAGGGCCCTTGGCAAATTGCTGGGGCAGGGTAAAAGTATGAAAGACGCTCTCGAAGAAATGAAAAATCAGACCATTGAGGGGTACTCAGCGGCGAAAGTGGGTTACAAGCTGGCAAAAACTCTGGAGGAAGAGGGCAAGTTAAAATTAAGCGATATTTCTTTACTTGCTGAACTGTACAGAGTGTTGTTTGAAGATAAACCTGCCGTTGAAGCTTTAAAAGATTACTGGAGCAATTAA
- a CDS encoding zinc-dependent dehydrogenase, with amino-acid sequence MKASVFYDVGDFRYEELPVPKINDDEVLIKMRACGLCGTDVHKAVAKTVKTPIVLGHEVSGDIVEVGKNVIDFKVGDRIFVAHHVPCFTCHYCLHGHHTLCRQFKATNIDPGGFSEYIRIPALNVKHSMHKIPEDMTYEEAAMAEPVACCLHGQKYVNIMPEDTVLIMGAGQIGIIHGQLAKAKGAGKVFISDISDFRLQKALEFGMDFAINITKEDLAEKVEELTGGLGVDVVIIAAGISTLLPQAIKIARRGGSIIVFSPFDKNPLVNIDSSRFFEDEISIVGTYSSTPFEYIEALKIIHDKKIKAGEMITHTFELKDLGKAIELASNPNEKYLKVMIQI; translated from the coding sequence ATGAAAGCCAGTGTTTTTTATGATGTTGGAGATTTTCGATATGAAGAACTACCTGTTCCGAAAATAAATGATGATGAAGTTTTAATAAAAATGAGGGCATGTGGATTATGCGGAACCGATGTCCACAAGGCTGTAGCAAAAACTGTAAAAACTCCTATTGTGTTGGGTCATGAGGTTTCTGGAGATATTGTCGAAGTGGGGAAAAATGTGATTGATTTTAAGGTTGGTGATAGGATATTTGTTGCGCATCATGTTCCCTGTTTTACATGCCATTACTGCTTACATGGTCACCATACTTTATGCCGTCAATTTAAAGCGACAAATATAGATCCGGGCGGATTTTCAGAATATATTAGAATACCGGCCTTGAATGTTAAACATTCTATGCATAAAATTCCCGAGGATATGACTTATGAGGAAGCAGCAATGGCTGAACCTGTAGCGTGCTGCCTCCATGGTCAAAAGTATGTGAATATAATGCCTGAAGATACTGTATTAATCATGGGAGCAGGCCAAATCGGCATAATTCACGGTCAATTGGCAAAGGCAAAAGGAGCCGGCAAAGTATTTATAAGCGATATATCGGATTTTAGACTGCAAAAGGCTCTGGAATTTGGCATGGATTTTGCTATTAATATAACTAAAGAAGATTTGGCGGAAAAAGTAGAAGAACTTACTGGGGGATTGGGTGTAGATGTAGTTATAATAGCGGCAGGAATTTCGACTTTGCTTCCCCAGGCAATTAAAATTGCCAGGAGAGGCGGTAGTATCATAGTGTTTTCACCTTTTGACAAGAATCCTCTAGTTAATATTGATTCAAGCAGATTCTTTGAAGATGAAATATCTATTGTTGGAACATATTCATCCACACCTTTTGAGTATATTGAAGCATTGAAAATAATCCATGATAAAAAAATAAAAGCCGGAGAAATGATCACTCATACTTTTGAATTAAAAGATTTAGGAAAAGCTATTGAACTTGCATCAAATCCTAATGAGAAGTATCTGAAGGTAATGATTCAAATATAA
- a CDS encoding PTS sugar transporter subunit IIB — MAKKRILVACGTGIATSTMVAKKVEEALKSRGFDVVVEQCKAAEAPSKASNYDLIVSTTTLQNCGSTPVIRSIAFLSGVGVDKDIEKIVAALGDK; from the coding sequence ATGGCTAAAAAGAGGATTTTAGTTGCATGCGGAACAGGAATCGCAACTTCGACTATGGTCGCGAAAAAAGTAGAGGAGGCATTAAAATCAAGAGGTTTTGATGTTGTCGTAGAACAGTGCAAAGCTGCTGAAGCCCCCTCAAAAGCTTCAAATTATGACCTTATAGTCAGCACGACTACTTTGCAAAATTGCGGTTCCACGCCTGTAATCAGAAGTATAGCATTTCTATCCGGTGTCGGTGTCGATAAAGATATCGAAAAAATTGTGGCGGCTTTAGGAGATAAGTGA
- a CDS encoding transketolase, with translation MSSLKEKNNELSTTARTIRRHIVEMTAEAGSGHPGGSLSCSDILTALYFNVLRVDPKRPAWSERDRFILSKGHAAPALYAVLAEKGYFPKEELMKLRKTGAMLQGHPDMKGTPGLDMTTGSLGQGLSAANGMALAGKLDKKDYRVYVLLGDGETEEGQVWEAAMASAHYKLDNLTAFVDHNGLQIDGPITQVMSPEKIQDKFKAFGWHVIDIDGHDFNQILEAVEEAKNTKDKPTVIVAKTVKGKGVPFMENIVDWHGKAPSKEQAEEALKAL, from the coding sequence TTGAGTTCGCTAAAAGAAAAAAATAATGAACTTTCGACCACAGCCCGCACCATCCGGCGGCACATCGTCGAGATGACTGCCGAAGCGGGTTCCGGCCATCCGGGAGGGTCCCTCTCGTGTTCCGATATCCTGACAGCCCTGTATTTTAATGTACTCCGAGTGGACCCAAAACGTCCCGCATGGTCGGAAAGAGACCGTTTCATACTATCAAAAGGGCATGCTGCCCCTGCTCTTTATGCGGTGCTGGCAGAAAAAGGATATTTTCCCAAAGAAGAACTCATGAAACTCAGAAAGACCGGTGCCATGCTCCAGGGACATCCCGACATGAAAGGAACGCCGGGCCTTGACATGACCACCGGTTCCCTGGGCCAGGGGTTATCCGCCGCCAATGGAATGGCCCTGGCAGGGAAGCTGGACAAAAAGGACTACAGAGTATATGTACTGCTGGGAGATGGAGAAACAGAAGAAGGCCAGGTATGGGAAGCAGCCATGGCATCGGCCCACTATAAACTGGACAACCTCACGGCCTTTGTAGACCACAACGGCCTGCAGATAGACGGCCCCATCACCCAGGTCATGTCACCGGAGAAAATACAGGACAAATTCAAAGCCTTCGGCTGGCACGTAATCGACATAGACGGCCATGACTTTAATCAAATACTTGAGGCCGTAGAAGAAGCCAAAAACACCAAAGATAAGCCCACAGTAATCGTTGCCAAAACGGTAAAGGGCAAAGGCGTGCCCTTTATGGAAAACATAGTGGACTGGCACGGAAAAGCACCTTCTAAAGAGCAAGCTGAAGAAGCATTAAAAGCACTTTAG
- the rpiB gene encoding ribose 5-phosphate isomerase B, with protein sequence MKLAIGCDEAGFDLKQIIMEFLRGKGVDFDDMGCYSKDPVLYPDVAEKVAVAIAEGKYDRGILICGTGIGMAITANKIPGVRAACCHDVYSAERARKSNNAQIMTMGSRVIGPELAKSLVAIWLESNFDGGRSIPKVERMNEIDAKYRAVKKVG encoded by the coding sequence ATGAAATTAGCGATTGGCTGTGATGAAGCCGGATTTGACCTCAAACAGATAATAATGGAATTTTTAAGGGGAAAGGGCGTGGATTTTGATGATATGGGGTGCTATTCAAAAGATCCGGTGCTCTATCCTGATGTGGCAGAGAAAGTAGCAGTGGCAATAGCTGAAGGTAAATATGATAGAGGAATATTGATCTGCGGGACAGGCATAGGAATGGCAATTACGGCAAATAAAATTCCCGGTGTTCGCGCTGCCTGCTGTCATGATGTATATTCTGCAGAAAGAGCCAGAAAAAGCAATAATGCACAGATAATGACAATGGGCTCAAGAGTTATCGGACCTGAACTTGCCAAGTCGCTGGTAGCAATATGGCTTGAAAGTAATTTCGATGGAGGCAGGTCAATACCAAAGGTTGAAAGAATGAATGAAATAGATGCAAAGTACAGGGCAGTTAAGAAGGTGGGATAG
- a CDS encoding FGGY-family carbohydrate kinase: protein MIVIGIDVGTQGIRTIAVNENGKKICIAHEELQPSMSSNSGWKEQNPGDWKRVFRTCFKKLVEGIKSQGHSLSEVMAISVDGTSGTILPVDKEKKPLMNAIMYNDSRAGQETGKIKAIAAGFSDKVGYSFNSSFALPKILWIKENLPEVYQNTWKFIHQTDFIIGLLTGIYDITDHSNALKTGFDLVDYKWPESIIEKLDLDMGKFSQVVRPGDKISNISRDFAGESGLSADTIVVAGMTDGCAGQVASGAVKEGTWNSILGTTLVVKGITKNLIKDRQGRIYSHLHPEGFWMPGGASNTGGECLEKVFPDIDYKEWDLKAERYFPTNLIVYPLVKKGERFPFIRPEAEGFIDGKPKDEVELYAGYIEGVGLFERLCYDTLSDLGATVSDEIYVTGGGTKSRIWMKLRASILNKTLLMPEISDPCMGSAVMAASKTIYNNVMEAAANMVKPGEIIAPVPEFVKIYEQKYGDFRNLMRRKGYID from the coding sequence ATGATCGTCATCGGCATTGATGTCGGCACCCAGGGAATAAGGACTATAGCTGTGAATGAAAATGGGAAAAAGATTTGCATAGCCCATGAAGAGCTGCAGCCTTCCATGAGCAGTAACAGCGGATGGAAGGAGCAGAACCCCGGCGATTGGAAGAGGGTATTTAGAACTTGTTTTAAAAAGCTGGTGGAGGGAATAAAAAGCCAGGGTCATTCGTTATCCGAAGTTATGGCCATTTCCGTTGATGGGACTTCGGGTACCATTTTGCCCGTTGATAAAGAGAAAAAACCTCTCATGAATGCTATCATGTACAATGATTCCCGAGCCGGGCAAGAAACCGGTAAGATAAAGGCGATAGCTGCCGGTTTTTCGGATAAAGTGGGTTACAGCTTCAACTCGTCCTTTGCGCTGCCCAAAATACTATGGATTAAGGAAAACTTGCCGGAAGTTTACCAAAATACGTGGAAATTCATTCATCAGACCGATTTTATTATAGGGCTTTTGACAGGAATTTATGATATAACTGACCATTCTAATGCCCTGAAGACCGGATTTGACCTGGTGGACTATAAATGGCCGGAATCTATAATCGAAAAATTGGATCTTGATATGGGAAAATTTTCGCAGGTTGTCAGGCCGGGGGATAAGATTTCGAATATAAGCAGAGATTTTGCGGGAGAATCCGGGCTTTCCGCCGATACAATAGTGGTGGCCGGAATGACCGACGGGTGTGCAGGCCAGGTAGCATCTGGGGCTGTTAAGGAAGGAACATGGAATTCCATTCTGGGGACGACGCTGGTGGTAAAGGGCATTACCAAAAATTTAATCAAGGACAGGCAGGGCAGGATTTATTCCCACCTTCATCCCGAGGGCTTCTGGATGCCCGGCGGGGCCAGCAACACGGGTGGAGAGTGTTTGGAAAAGGTGTTCCCGGATATAGACTATAAGGAGTGGGATCTGAAGGCCGAGAGGTATTTTCCCACAAATCTAATAGTATACCCTCTAGTGAAGAAAGGAGAAAGATTTCCTTTCATAAGACCTGAAGCCGAAGGGTTTATCGATGGGAAACCCAAAGATGAAGTTGAACTTTATGCGGGATATATTGAAGGCGTGGGTCTTTTCGAAAGGTTATGCTACGACACGCTATCTGATTTAGGGGCAACTGTATCCGATGAAATTTATGTCACCGGTGGCGGCACAAAGAGCAGGATATGGATGAAGCTTAGAGCCAGCATTCTAAATAAAACCCTCCTGATGCCGGAAATTAGCGACCCATGTATGGGAAGTGCCGTAATGGCCGCATCTAAGACCATTTACAACAATGTGATGGAAGCAGCAGCAAATATGGTAAAGCCGGGAGAAATCATTGCTCCGGTCCCGGAATTTGTGAAAATTTATGAGCAAAAGTATGGTGACTTTAGAAACTTGATGAGGAGAAAAGGGTATATAGATTAA
- a CDS encoding SDR family NAD(P)-dependent oxidoreductase, with protein sequence MNFTGKIAVVTGASSGIGKEVALSLASKGCEIFCMDINNEGLRVVEQINSGGIKAYFYNVDLTMENDVNSIIEDILIKKKKIDILVHSAGISTKYSLKDVTLDIWNKTININLTSTFLVTKAVSKAMIKQNYGKIIIISSGSAITGTGGGPHYAASKAGQIGLTRSLANELAEHNITVNAIGPRSIDTPLLDKLYGEDYKKEVIKRIPLGRLGTAKDVSELALFLASDASGFITGQFILVDGGRTFSN encoded by the coding sequence ATGAATTTTACCGGCAAAATAGCTGTGGTGACCGGAGCCAGCAGCGGCATAGGAAAAGAAGTGGCTCTTTCTCTTGCGTCAAAAGGCTGTGAAATATTTTGCATGGATATTAATAACGAAGGCCTGAGAGTTGTAGAGCAGATTAATTCAGGAGGAATTAAAGCATATTTTTACAATGTGGATTTAACAATGGAAAATGATGTAAATTCAATAATAGAAGATATATTAATTAAAAAAAAGAAAATAGATATTCTTGTACACAGTGCGGGAATTTCTACTAAGTACAGTTTAAAAGATGTAACTTTGGATATATGGAATAAAACCATAAATATAAATTTGACCAGTACCTTCCTCGTTACAAAAGCAGTAAGCAAGGCTATGATTAAACAAAACTATGGGAAAATCATAATAATTTCTTCCGGTTCCGCTATAACGGGAACCGGAGGAGGACCTCACTATGCCGCCTCCAAGGCTGGTCAAATAGGCCTTACCCGTAGTTTGGCCAACGAACTGGCTGAACATAATATAACGGTAAATGCAATTGGCCCCAGAAGTATAGATACTCCTCTGCTGGATAAGTTGTATGGTGAGGATTATAAAAAAGAGGTAATCAAAAGAATTCCACTAGGAAGATTGGGGACAGCGAAAGATGTATCAGAACTTGCATTATTCCTGGCATCAGATGCAAGCGGATTTATCACAGGTCAATTTATTCTAGTGGATGGAGGCCGAACTTTTTCAAATTAA
- a CDS encoding Cof-type HAD-IIB family hydrolase: MAIKLVTIDIDGTLIRDDLTVSKKTVEKIKKVMENNIMITLCTGRPHVAAKYFAEMLGIKGYQISQNGAYIKHNISQEVILHDTLPREIAENINTLCRQYRRFSLSLLYEDICYYEKQDELAMYVNLNINLVKPIRVNDINELIIEEQKAPTKILITGEPQDLDFFMNCLVDLYEGQVNILRSGAHFLDIISIKASKGRALKILSKQLRINREEIMAIGDNFNDIDMIEFAGIGVAMGNAPEEVKNVADFVAASNNDDGVANALEKFLL, translated from the coding sequence ATGGCCATCAAACTTGTAACTATTGATATTGACGGAACTCTGATACGGGATGATCTTACTGTATCAAAAAAGACTGTTGAGAAAATAAAAAAAGTAATGGAAAATAATATTATGATAACTCTTTGTACAGGGCGGCCGCATGTAGCGGCAAAATATTTTGCTGAAATGCTGGGTATTAAGGGATATCAAATATCACAAAATGGTGCTTATATAAAACACAATATAAGTCAAGAAGTAATATTACATGATACTCTACCACGAGAAATTGCAGAAAATATCAATACACTTTGCAGGCAATACAGAAGATTTTCTTTATCACTATTATATGAAGATATATGTTATTATGAAAAACAAGATGAACTGGCTATGTATGTAAATTTAAATATTAATCTTGTAAAACCAATTAGAGTTAATGATATTAACGAATTGATTATTGAAGAACAAAAGGCCCCGACGAAGATATTAATTACTGGCGAGCCACAAGACCTTGATTTTTTTATGAATTGTTTAGTGGACTTATATGAAGGTCAGGTAAATATATTAAGATCGGGAGCTCACTTCTTGGATATTATTAGCATAAAAGCCTCTAAAGGCAGGGCATTGAAAATACTATCTAAACAATTGAGAATTAATCGAGAAGAAATTATGGCAATAGGGGATAATTTCAATGATATTGATATGATAGAATTTGCTGGAATAGGTGTTGCGATGGGTAATGCTCCGGAAGAAGTTAAAAATGTTGCCGATTTTGTTGCAGCGTCAAATAATGATGACGGGGTAGCCAATGCCTTGGAAAAATTTCTTTTGTAA